The stretch of DNA TGCATCGCCGCCTTCACTCGCTCTGAGGTGAGGACCTCGCCGTCGAGGAGGAGGACCCCGCCCTGTGCGGAGGAGCGGCGGATCATGGCGATACCGAGGTCCATCGCCGCCGCCGTCGCCTGTTGCGCCGCCCTGATGGCGGCGAGTTCGTGCGAGGTCTTCACGGCCCGCATCGCCCCGACTGCCCCGCCGGTATCGACGACGACCTCGCCGTAGCCTTCGAGGAGGCGGCCGAGGCGGTACGGGAGGGTGCCCGGGACGAGCACCGGCCCGCCGGCGAGGGCGGCGGCGGTGTGCGCCAGCGCCTTCCAGGGCTCTTTGTCCTCGTCCAGGTATGCGAGGTAGCCCGACTCTGCCCTGGTCACCGGGACCGCCGTCGCTTCGGCGGCGGCGCGGGCGTACTCCATCTGGGGGACGACGAGCCCGGGCTCTTCCCCGAGGCGCTTCACGTACAGGAGGGGGTCGGAGACCTGGAACTGCGTGAGGTACCTGAAGTCCGCGTCCTTTGATGAGGCGTAGGCCACGTAGGCGGCGCATCCGGCGGCAGAAATCGCATCGTCCAGTCTTTTCATAACCCGCTCCCGGCGGTCTGAGCCCGCCATTGTGTGTACCTATTGCGGGGATACCACAAGTACTTAATCACAAAAATGCAACTACGAGTGATGGAGGACGCAGATAAACAGGTCTTCAAGTTGAAGTTCTGGAAATTGACGATCATCTTGAACATCATCATCATCTTCGTCGCCCTTGCGATAGGTCTTTACTTCAAG from Methanofollis liminatans DSM 4140 encodes:
- a CDS encoding M24 family metallopeptidase — protein: MKRLDDAISAAGCAAYVAYASSKDADFRYLTQFQVSDPLLYVKRLGEEPGLVVPQMEYARAAAEATAVPVTRAESGYLAYLDEDKEPWKALAHTAAALAGGPVLVPGTLPYRLGRLLEGYGEVVVDTGGAVGAMRAVKTSHELAAIRAAQQATAAAMDLGIAMIRRSSAQGGVLLLDGEVLTSERVKAAMHTYLMGQGCIARETIVACGEESAMPHRQGAGPLRPDEPIVIDLFPCDEATGYYADMSRTVVKGEPSPEIADMHRSVLEAQTLGKSLIRAGVPGADLHAAVVKHFDEQGYESGAQGFVHSLGHGVGLEVHEAPSLSPSGGPLAAGNVVTVEPGLYYAGIGGVRIEDMGAVTAGGFDCYTDYTRDLIL